Within the Bacteroidota bacterium genome, the region GCCTGGAGAATGTTCATGGTTTGTTAGTTGTTCGTTGTCAGTTGTTTGTTATCAGCTATGGGTACTTTCAACCGACAACTAACAACTTCTAACTAATCTTCCTTAACCTTTTTCATGATCGCGAACATTACTGTTGCGAAACCGGTGAGTACAATAATCGGAGCAAGTGTGATCCTGCGGAAGCTGAATATTTCGGGGTTAAATACTTTAGGGTCGTCTGAACCACCGCCGGCCATCAGTAAAAAGCCAACGACCAAAAGAGCAATTCCTGCCAACATGATCTGGTAATTTAGTTTTCCGAACGCGAATCCTTCTTTTTTTCCTTTGGCCATGGGTTGGATGTTTTAAGGCTATAAATTTAGCTAAATAGTTTTATCTCACTAATAATACGAATCTGGAGTTGTTTTATTTCACAGAGCCAAAAGGAGAAGACACAGAGAACCACAGAGTTTAATAAATATGTTTTTTGATTTAGTTCCTTTTTAGTCTTTTTTTGCTCTGTGACGCTCTGTGTCTTCTCCTTTTGGCTCTGTGTAATTATCTCCAACGCTTTTAAACCACTGATTATTTAGTAATACAATTCGTCCGCTCTTATCCTTAAATACTTTCTTACGGCCAAAGCAGTGCTTATGGCACCGATCAGGATCCCCAATAACACAACCATTCCGAACAAGGATCCAAGCATTTCCACATCCTGCACTACAACTAACTCGGGCAGCTGGCGCTGGGCAAAGTATAAAATACCCATGAGCATCAGTATAGCTATAACGGCTCCATAAATGCCCTGGCGAACACCCTTTAATATAAAGGGCAAACGAATAAAGCCTTGTGTAGCGCCCACCAATTGCATTGTTTTAATAATAAACCGTTTCGAGTATATAGAGAGTCGTATTGTATTATTGATCAGAGCC harbors:
- a CDS encoding DUF3098 domain-containing protein; the protein is MAKGKKEGFAFGKLNYQIMLAGIALLVVGFLLMAGGGSDDPKVFNPEIFSFRRITLAPIIVLTGFATVMFAIMKKVKED